A stretch of the Bacillus licheniformis DSM 13 = ATCC 14580 genome encodes the following:
- a CDS encoding OsmC family protein: MAKHHFYLQADWPGKRNDIGRIESGNLKTEISIPKEMDGPGAGTNPDEMLLGAAATCYIITLAAMMERSGLEKESLTMESEAVVDVTGGVFTYEKIIHRPLIRLPKEAAQKEAELAERLAKKAETSCMISRAVQGNVAIELEPKIVVSKAD; the protein is encoded by the coding sequence ATGGCTAAACATCATTTTTACCTTCAGGCAGACTGGCCTGGAAAACGAAACGACATCGGAAGGATTGAAAGCGGGAATTTAAAAACCGAAATTTCGATACCAAAGGAAATGGACGGCCCGGGGGCGGGGACAAACCCTGACGAAATGCTGCTCGGTGCCGCTGCGACTTGCTATATCATTACACTTGCAGCGATGATGGAAAGAAGCGGATTGGAAAAAGAGAGCCTGACGATGGAATCCGAGGCCGTTGTCGATGTGACAGGCGGGGTGTTTACGTACGAAAAAATCATTCACAGACCTCTGATCCGCCTCCCGAAAGAAGCGGCGCAAAAAGAGGCCGAACTTGCCGAAAGACTGGCTAAAAAAGCGGAGACATCATGCATGATATCAAGGGCGGTTCAGGGCAACGTCGCCATTGAATTAGAGCCGAAGATTGTCGTCTCCAAAGCGGATTAG
- a CDS encoding DMT family transporter, with amino-acid sequence MKGMIFLAAAILSEVFGSTMLKLSEGFSAPLPAAGVIIGFAASFTFLSFSLKTLPLSAAYATWAGTGTALTAAIGHFIFQEPFNLKTLIGLTLIIGGVFLLNSKRTEAADQKAQLTIEI; translated from the coding sequence ATGAAAGGCATGATCTTTTTGGCGGCTGCCATTTTGTCCGAAGTATTCGGAAGCACGATGCTGAAGCTGTCAGAAGGCTTTAGCGCCCCCCTGCCCGCAGCCGGCGTGATAATCGGTTTTGCGGCTTCTTTTACATTTCTGAGCTTTTCATTAAAAACACTGCCTTTATCAGCGGCTTATGCGACTTGGGCCGGCACCGGAACGGCCTTGACAGCTGCAATCGGGCATTTTATATTTCAGGAGCCATTTAATCTCAAAACTCTTATTGGGCTTACTTTGATCATCGGCGGCGTCTTTCTGCTCAATTCAAAGCGCACCGAAGCAGCGGATCAAAAGGCTCAGCTCACGATCGAAATCTAA
- a CDS encoding DMT family transporter → MDRGGFRMIAGYIFLLIAILSEAAAAAMLKISDGFARWQPSVLVVIGYGLAFYMMSLTLQVIPLSLSYATWSGAGTVLTAIIGVLWFQEKLNRRNIAGIICLVSGVVLINLS, encoded by the coding sequence ATCGATAGAGGAGGATTCCGTATGATTGCAGGCTACATTTTTCTTCTGATCGCCATCTTGTCAGAAGCGGCGGCAGCCGCCATGCTGAAAATATCTGACGGGTTCGCGCGCTGGCAGCCGTCGGTTCTTGTAGTAATCGGCTACGGTCTCGCATTTTACATGATGTCGCTCACATTGCAGGTCATTCCATTAAGCCTCTCCTATGCGACTTGGAGCGGAGCGGGCACCGTTCTGACTGCAATCATCGGCGTCTTGTGGTTTCAAGAAAAGCTGAACCGGCGAAATATCGCCGGCATTATCTGTCTCGTGTCAGGCGTTGTACTGATCAATTTGTCATAA
- a CDS encoding YmaF family protein, producing the protein MTLYQSDWSKAPPHAHAYRARTTTAEGHYHLIEGFSQPANGSNTDGHVHFYSGITSFVDGHYHRYYAITGPAIPRADGTHYHEIEGTTYLAYSAAPPVRYGGVVYVSDGMKERHRHPFKGYTREIVGNEPIGW; encoded by the coding sequence ATGACGCTGTATCAGTCGGATTGGTCAAAAGCGCCTCCCCATGCCCACGCCTACAGGGCGAGAACAACGACTGCCGAGGGACATTACCACCTAATTGAGGGTTTTTCCCAGCCGGCAAACGGGAGCAATACAGATGGGCACGTTCATTTTTATTCCGGAATTACTTCTTTCGTCGATGGTCATTACCATAGGTATTATGCGATTACGGGGCCAGCGATTCCGCGGGCGGACGGCACGCACTATCATGAAATCGAGGGCACGACCTATTTGGCATATTCTGCGGCTCCCCCGGTCAGATATGGCGGAGTCGTTTATGTAAGCGATGGAATGAAGGAAAGGCACCGGCATCCTTTTAAGGGTTACACAAGAGAAATCGTCGGAAATGAGCCGATTGGCTGGTGA
- the miaA gene encoding tRNA (adenosine(37)-N6)-dimethylallyltransferase MiaA, whose amino-acid sequence MNKTKPPVIVLIGPTAVGKTKLSVMLAERLNAEIISGDSMQIYKRMDIGTAKIREEEMNGVPHHLIDIKEPTESFSVAEYQEIVRQKIAEIDRRGKLPMIVGGTGLYIQSVLYDYSFTEEAGDPEFRAEMEAFSAKRGAEYVHDLLKERDPEAARAIHPNNKRRVIRALEILHTTGKTMSEHMEGQRKELLYTTALIGLTMEREVLYDRINSRVDQMMDEGLLDEVKLLYDENVRNCQSVQAIGYKELYAHLEGRASLEEAVETLKRNSRRYAKRQLTWFRNQMDVAWFDMTPPVNIEQKKQEIFTYIAGKLEL is encoded by the coding sequence GTGAATAAAACGAAGCCGCCGGTCATCGTTTTGATCGGACCGACCGCTGTCGGTAAAACAAAATTAAGCGTCATGCTGGCCGAGCGTTTGAACGCGGAAATTATCAGCGGAGACTCAATGCAGATTTACAAAAGAATGGATATCGGCACAGCAAAAATCAGAGAAGAGGAAATGAACGGGGTTCCGCATCATCTGATCGATATTAAAGAACCGACGGAATCTTTCTCGGTAGCTGAATATCAGGAGATCGTCAGACAAAAAATTGCAGAGATTGACAGGCGAGGGAAGCTTCCGATGATTGTCGGGGGAACCGGGCTCTATATCCAGTCTGTCCTTTACGACTATTCATTCACAGAGGAAGCAGGCGATCCTGAGTTCCGGGCGGAGATGGAGGCGTTCTCTGCGAAGAGGGGGGCCGAATATGTTCACGATCTTTTGAAAGAACGCGATCCCGAAGCGGCAAGAGCCATTCATCCAAATAATAAACGAAGGGTCATCAGGGCGCTTGAAATCCTGCATACAACAGGAAAAACGATGTCCGAACATATGGAAGGACAGCGGAAAGAGCTTTTATACACGACGGCTCTCATCGGTTTGACGATGGAGCGGGAAGTGCTCTATGACAGGATCAACAGCCGCGTTGACCAGATGATGGATGAGGGGCTGCTGGATGAAGTGAAACTGCTTTATGATGAAAACGTAAGAAACTGCCAGTCTGTCCAGGCGATCGGCTACAAAGAGCTTTATGCGCATCTCGAAGGCAGAGCGTCCTTGGAAGAGGCGGTTGAGACATTGAAGCGGAATTCGAGACGCTACGCCAAAAGGCAGCTGACATGGTTTAGAAATCAAATGGATGTCGCATGGTTTGACATGACGCCCCCTGTCAATATCGAGCAGAAAAAACAGGAAATTTTCACTTACATAGCAGGAAAGCTCGAACTTTAA
- the hfq gene encoding RNA chaperone Hfq, with the protein MKSINIQDQFLNQIRKENTFVTVFLLNGFQLRGQVKGFDNFTVLIESEGKQQLIYKHAISTFAPQKNVQLELE; encoded by the coding sequence ATGAAATCGATAAATATTCAAGATCAGTTTTTGAATCAGATTCGGAAAGAAAATACATTTGTCACGGTCTTTTTACTGAATGGATTTCAGCTGCGCGGACAAGTAAAAGGATTTGACAACTTTACAGTGTTGATTGAATCGGAAGGAAAGCAGCAGCTCATATACAAACACGCCATTTCTACGTTTGCACCGCAAAAAAACGTTCAGCTCGAACTGGAATAG
- the nrdI gene encoding class Ib ribonucleoside-diphosphate reductase assembly flavoprotein NrdI, with amino-acid sequence MIQIVFDSKTGNVQRFVDKTPFRNKRKVSTEEYLDEPFVLITYTTGFGEVPKTTEMFLEKNAHLLLGVAASGNRVWGDNFAKSAEKISKQYQVPILGKFELSGTAKDVELFTQEVERVVTKSSAKMDPVKQ; translated from the coding sequence ATGATTCAGATCGTATTTGATTCAAAAACGGGAAACGTTCAGCGCTTTGTGGATAAGACGCCTTTTCGCAATAAACGGAAAGTCAGCACAGAGGAGTATCTAGACGAACCGTTTGTTTTGATCACGTACACGACAGGGTTTGGGGAAGTTCCGAAAACGACTGAGATGTTTCTTGAGAAAAACGCCCATCTTCTTTTGGGAGTTGCGGCAAGCGGAAACAGAGTGTGGGGAGACAATTTTGCGAAAAGCGCAGAAAAAATCTCGAAGCAGTATCAGGTTCCGATTCTCGGCAAATTTGAGCTCAGCGGGACGGCCAAAGACGTTGAACTGTTTACTCAGGAGGTAGAAAGAGTTGTCACAAAATCAAGTGCCAAAATGGATCCAGTTAAACAATGA
- the nrdE gene encoding class 1b ribonucleoside-diphosphate reductase subunit alpha produces the protein MSQNQVPKWIQLNNEIMIQKDGKFQFDKDKEAVHSYFVDYINQNTVFFHDLKEKIDYLIKNDYYEEEFLSRYTFEEIKEVFKEAYAKKFRFPSFMSAFKFYNDYALKTNDKKKILERYEDRISIVALFFANGDKEKAKEFVRMMINQEYQPSTPTFLNAGRKRRGELVSCFLLEVNDSLNDISRAIDISMQLSKLGGGVSLNLSKLRAKGEAIKDVENATKGVVGVMKLLDNAFRYADQMGQRQGSGAAYLNIFHRDINDFLDTKKISADEDVRVKTLSIGVVIPDKFIELAREDKAAYVFYPHTVYKAYGEHLDEMDMNEMYDRLVEDPRVKKEKIHPRKMLEKLAMLRSESGYPYIMFQDNVNNVHANNHISKVKFSNLCSEVLQASQVSSYTDYGQEDEIGLDISCNLGSLNILNVMKNKSLEQTVKLATDSLTHVSETTNITNAPAVKKANKAMKSIGLGAMNLHGFLAQNNIAYESEEARDFANTFFMMMNFYSIERSAEIAKEKGETYHGYEGSAYATGEYFEKYVTQDFSPKFEKVAKLFEGMHIPTKEDWKQLKQFVKEHGLYHSYRLCIAPTGSISYVQSSTASVMPIMERIEERTYGNSKTYYPMPGLAPSNWFYYKEAYDMDMFRVVDMISTIQQHVDQGISFTLFLKDTMTTRDLNRIDLYAHHKGIKTLYYARTKDTGQEGCLSCVV, from the coding sequence TTGTCACAAAATCAAGTGCCAAAATGGATCCAGTTAAACAATGAGATCATGATCCAAAAAGACGGGAAATTCCAGTTTGATAAAGATAAAGAAGCTGTACATAGTTATTTTGTAGACTATATCAACCAAAATACGGTATTTTTCCATGATCTGAAAGAGAAAATCGATTACTTAATCAAGAATGACTACTATGAAGAAGAGTTTTTAAGCCGCTACACGTTTGAAGAAATCAAAGAAGTGTTCAAAGAGGCTTACGCCAAAAAATTCAGATTCCCGTCCTTTATGAGCGCTTTTAAGTTTTACAATGATTATGCGCTGAAGACAAACGACAAGAAAAAAATTCTTGAACGCTATGAAGACAGAATCTCTATCGTAGCTTTATTTTTTGCAAACGGGGATAAGGAGAAGGCGAAGGAATTCGTCAGAATGATGATCAACCAGGAGTATCAGCCGAGCACGCCGACGTTCTTAAATGCCGGCCGCAAACGCCGCGGAGAGCTGGTCAGCTGTTTCCTCTTGGAAGTCAATGATTCCTTGAACGACATTTCGAGAGCGATTGACATTTCGATGCAGCTGTCAAAGCTCGGCGGAGGCGTATCTTTAAACCTTTCAAAACTGCGTGCGAAAGGCGAAGCGATCAAAGATGTCGAAAACGCGACAAAAGGTGTCGTCGGCGTGATGAAGCTTCTTGACAACGCATTCCGCTACGCTGACCAAATGGGGCAAAGACAAGGCTCAGGCGCTGCGTACTTAAACATTTTCCACCGCGACATCAACGATTTCCTCGATACGAAGAAGATTTCGGCTGACGAGGATGTCCGGGTGAAAACATTGTCCATCGGGGTTGTCATTCCAGATAAATTCATCGAGCTTGCAAGAGAGGATAAAGCGGCATACGTCTTCTATCCGCACACCGTTTATAAAGCGTACGGCGAGCACCTCGACGAAATGGATATGAACGAGATGTACGACCGGCTTGTGGAAGATCCGCGCGTCAAAAAAGAAAAAATCCACCCGCGCAAGATGCTCGAAAAGCTTGCGATGTTAAGATCGGAATCCGGGTATCCGTACATTATGTTCCAGGACAACGTCAACAACGTGCATGCGAACAATCATATTTCAAAAGTTAAATTTTCCAACCTTTGCTCGGAGGTTCTGCAGGCTTCACAAGTTTCATCATACACAGACTACGGTCAAGAAGATGAGATCGGCCTTGACATCTCCTGCAACCTTGGTTCATTGAACATTTTGAACGTCATGAAAAACAAATCGCTCGAGCAGACAGTTAAGCTTGCAACCGATTCGCTGACGCACGTTTCTGAAACGACAAACATTACAAACGCACCGGCTGTCAAAAAAGCGAACAAAGCGATGAAATCCATCGGGCTCGGAGCGATGAACCTGCACGGATTCTTGGCACAGAACAATATCGCCTACGAAAGTGAGGAAGCGAGGGACTTCGCGAACACTTTCTTTATGATGATGAACTTCTACTCGATTGAACGATCCGCCGAAATCGCCAAAGAAAAAGGTGAGACGTACCATGGGTACGAAGGTTCAGCTTACGCAACGGGTGAATACTTCGAAAAGTATGTTACACAAGATTTCTCGCCTAAATTCGAAAAAGTGGCCAAGCTTTTTGAAGGCATGCACATCCCGACAAAAGAAGACTGGAAGCAGCTGAAACAGTTTGTCAAAGAACACGGATTGTACCACAGCTACCGGCTGTGCATCGCACCGACCGGATCCATTTCATATGTACAGTCAAGCACAGCATCGGTTATGCCGATCATGGAGCGGATTGAAGAAAGAACATACGGCAACTCCAAGACGTATTATCCAATGCCTGGACTTGCGCCGAGCAACTGGTTCTACTATAAGGAAGCGTATGATATGGACATGTTCAGGGTTGTCGACATGATCTCGACGATTCAGCAGCACGTTGACCAAGGCATAAGCTTTACATTGTTCCTGAAAGATACAATGACGACACGCGATTTGAACCGGATCGATCTTTATGCCCACCATAAAGGAATCAAAACACTTTACTATGCAAGAACGAAGGATACAGGGCAAGAAGGCTGCCTTTCTTGTGTCGTTTGA
- the nrdF gene encoding class 1b ribonucleoside-diphosphate reductase subunit beta, with amino-acid sequence MTKIYDAANWSKHEDDFTQMFYNQNVKQFWLPEEIALNGDLLTWKYLGKNEQDTYMKVLAGLTLLDTEQGNTGMPLVAEHVEGHQRKAVLNFMAMMENAVHAKSYSNIFMTLAPTETINEVFEWVKQNKYLQKKAQIIVGLYEKIRQGDKISLFKAMVASVYLESFLFYSGFYYPLYFYGQGKLMQSGEIINLILRDEAIHGVYVGLLAQEIYNQQTPEKKEELYAFSIDLLKELYENELEYTEDLYDQVGLSHDVKKFIRYNANKALMNLGFEAYFEEEEINPIVLNGLNTKTKSHDFFSMKGNGYKKATVEPLKDDDFYFDDK; translated from the coding sequence GTGACGAAAATTTACGATGCAGCAAACTGGTCAAAGCATGAAGATGATTTTACCCAAATGTTTTACAACCAAAATGTAAAGCAGTTTTGGCTTCCGGAAGAGATTGCGCTTAATGGAGATCTTCTGACATGGAAGTACTTGGGTAAAAATGAACAGGACACATACATGAAGGTGCTCGCGGGGCTGACGCTTCTCGATACAGAGCAGGGGAACACGGGAATGCCCCTTGTTGCTGAGCATGTGGAAGGGCATCAGCGCAAAGCGGTGCTGAATTTCATGGCGATGATGGAAAACGCGGTCCACGCCAAGTCCTATTCAAACATTTTCATGACGCTGGCCCCGACAGAGACGATCAACGAAGTCTTTGAATGGGTCAAACAAAACAAATACCTGCAGAAAAAAGCTCAGATCATTGTCGGGCTCTATGAAAAAATCCGCCAGGGCGATAAAATCTCGCTGTTTAAAGCGATGGTCGCATCCGTTTATTTAGAAAGCTTCCTGTTCTACAGCGGCTTCTACTACCCGCTTTATTTTTACGGACAGGGCAAGCTGATGCAAAGCGGCGAAATCATCAACCTGATCTTGCGTGATGAAGCGATTCACGGCGTCTATGTCGGCCTGCTCGCTCAGGAGATTTACAATCAGCAGACGCCGGAGAAAAAAGAAGAGCTGTATGCATTTTCCATTGATCTATTGAAAGAGCTTTATGAAAATGAGCTTGAATATACAGAAGACCTGTACGATCAAGTCGGCCTTTCACACGACGTGAAGAAGTTCATCCGCTACAATGCCAACAAAGCGCTGATGAACCTTGGCTTTGAAGCTTATTTTGAAGAAGAAGAGATCAATCCGATCGTGTTGAACGGGTTGAATACGAAAACGAAGTCACACGACTTCTTCTCAATGAAAGGGAACGGCTACAAAAAAGCAACAGTTGAACCGTTAAAAGACGACGACTTTTACTTTGACGATAAGTAA
- a CDS encoding MBL fold metallo-hydrolase, whose product MKEPYRMQLESFQMTILSDGAFRVSRDFFLAGGDSKETERYPEEFEAALNFACLETNGKRILIDTGFGETGGQESGHLLHHLKQAGIKPDSIDYVILSHSHLDHTGGLLKNGEPAFPNAVHLLSEAEWLYAKQTPASPQFHILSAVRPLLKLLTEDTELLPGLKLIHTPGHTPGHLTIELHTKDGVCQIINDVFHIPESISNPKLRVSLEHDPIEGEKTRRLLARQAYNGQFLLHGCHFPYPGFGLIEKHGSFFQWKPVLYEKKTR is encoded by the coding sequence ATGAAGGAGCCATACCGCATGCAGCTCGAGTCTTTTCAAATGACAATTTTATCTGATGGAGCATTTCGGGTTTCAAGGGATTTTTTTTTGGCGGGAGGAGACTCCAAGGAAACAGAACGTTATCCTGAAGAATTTGAAGCAGCGCTGAACTTTGCCTGTCTGGAGACGAACGGCAAACGGATACTGATTGATACGGGATTTGGGGAAACAGGCGGACAAGAAAGCGGGCACTTGCTTCATCACCTGAAGCAGGCGGGAATCAAGCCTGACTCGATAGACTATGTCATTTTGTCACACAGTCATTTAGATCACACGGGAGGTCTTCTAAAAAACGGAGAGCCCGCTTTTCCAAACGCTGTTCATCTGCTCAGTGAAGCAGAATGGCTGTACGCAAAACAAACGCCGGCGTCTCCTCAGTTTCACATTCTCTCCGCTGTCCGGCCGCTTCTGAAGCTGCTGACAGAAGACACCGAACTGCTTCCCGGACTGAAGCTGATCCATACGCCCGGACATACGCCTGGACACCTGACCATTGAATTGCATACAAAAGACGGCGTCTGTCAGATCATCAATGATGTATTTCATATTCCGGAAAGTATCTCCAATCCGAAGCTGCGGGTTTCGCTTGAGCATGATCCTATCGAGGGAGAAAAGACAAGGAGACTGCTGGCCCGACAGGCTTATAACGGACAGTTCCTGCTCCACGGCTGTCATTTCCCATATCCCGGCTTCGGGCTGATCGAAAAGCATGGCTCATTTTTTCAATGGAAACCGGTTCTATACGAAAAGAAAACTCGCTGA
- the sufU gene encoding Fe-S cluster assembly sulfur transfer protein SufU — translation MPTLEELYRSVIMDHARYRRNFRKIDKHGVYYVHYKNPTCGDVMTLFIDIKNEKIEDAAFIGDGCSISMASSSIMTELIKGKTLKEAGLMREAMENMIRKGEEPEEDLLGDAVSLIGVHPLRARHNCALMPWQALDRIKENVY, via the coding sequence ATGCCGACACTGGAAGAGCTGTATCGGTCCGTCATTATGGATCATGCAAGATACAGGCGAAATTTTCGAAAAATCGATAAACACGGCGTGTATTACGTCCATTACAAAAATCCAACATGCGGTGATGTGATGACTTTGTTTATCGACATTAAAAATGAAAAGATCGAAGACGCAGCTTTTATCGGAGATGGGTGCAGCATCAGCATGGCTTCCTCATCAATCATGACTGAACTGATAAAAGGAAAGACGTTAAAAGAAGCCGGGTTAATGCGTGAAGCGATGGAAAATATGATCAGAAAAGGAGAAGAGCCGGAAGAGGATCTGCTGGGAGATGCCGTTTCCCTGATTGGCGTCCATCCGTTGCGGGCCCGTCATAACTGTGCCCTGATGCCTTGGCAGGCGCTCGATCGGATCAAAGAGAACGTTTATTAA
- a CDS encoding Fur family transcriptional regulator yields MENETNVKQEAMAQLKRKGIRMTPQRLAIYHYFLANRNHPTIAEIQQSLREIYPAVSTATIYNTIRYFKQEGLIKEMGFTDPLRFDLALEEHDHVICEVCGKIVDFHCPQLEKVKDIAARLTGFKVTHHRLELYGICNDCQAKRKYAAKEKGVR; encoded by the coding sequence ATGGAAAACGAAACGAATGTAAAGCAGGAAGCAATGGCGCAGCTTAAACGGAAAGGCATTCGAATGACACCGCAGCGGCTGGCTATCTACCATTATTTTCTAGCCAACAGGAACCACCCCACAATAGCTGAAATTCAACAATCATTGAGGGAGATATATCCTGCCGTCAGTACAGCGACGATATACAACACCATCCGCTATTTTAAACAAGAGGGCCTTATAAAAGAAATGGGGTTTACCGATCCGCTTCGTTTTGATTTGGCTCTAGAGGAACATGATCATGTCATATGCGAAGTATGCGGGAAGATCGTCGATTTTCATTGTCCGCAACTAGAGAAAGTAAAAGACATTGCGGCACGGCTGACCGGATTTAAAGTGACACATCACCGATTGGAACTGTACGGCATCTGCAACGATTGCCAGGCGAAAAGAAAATACGCCGCTAAAGAGAAAGGGGTTAGATAA